From a single Rosa rugosa chromosome 7, drRosRugo1.1, whole genome shotgun sequence genomic region:
- the LOC133721178 gene encoding calcium-binding protein CML42, with protein sequence MEAAAPSSTGTSERTLTRRPSVSSSFRLRSPSLNSLRLLRIFDVFDKNRDGMVSAEEISQALGLLGLDVEVSELERTIRTFIQPGNEGLKFEDFVGLHQSLYDTFFFDGDDIGNAVEEAAAAVVAARDEEEAKKLQEESDLREAFKVFDEDGDGYISAKELQTVLGKLGFPEGNEIDRVEKMITSVDRNHDGLVDLFEFKHMMRSTLLVPSS encoded by the coding sequence ATGGAAGCAGCAGCACCTTCTTCAACCGGAACCAGTGAACGCACCCTTACCAGAAGGCCCTCAGTCTCTTCCTCCTTTCGCCTCCGCAGCCCGAGTCTTAATTCTCTCCGCCTCCTCCGCATCTTTGATGTTTTCGACAAGAACCGCGACGGCATGGTCAGCGCCGAAGAGATCAGCCAGGCTCTAGGACTCCTCGGCCTGGACGTCGAAGTTTCCGAGCTGGAGCGCACCATCCGGACCTTCATCCAGCCCGGAAACGAAGGCCTCAAGTTCGAGGATTTCGTAGGGCTCCACCAGTCCCTTTACGATACATTCTTCTTCGACGGTGATGACATTGGAAATGCGGTGGAAGAGGCGGCTGCCGCGGTGGTGGCAGCGCGGGATGAGGAGGAGGCAAAGAAGTTGCAGGAGGAATCGGATCTAAGGGAGGCGTTCAAGGTGTTTGATGAAGATGGAGATGGTTACATATCGGCAAAGGAGCTGCAGACGGTGCTTGGGAAGCTAGGGTTTCCGGAAGGGAATGAGATTGATAGAGTGGAGAAGATGATTACTTCCGTTGACCGGAACCACGACGGCCTCGTTGACTTGTTCGAATTTAAGCACATGATGCGCAGTACCCTTCTTGTTCCTTCCTCTTGA
- the LOC133722328 gene encoding uncharacterized protein LOC133722328: MERMSCSTLRDLGCGGSFSFSCSDSDLNFSSALSHFTDDVGDDVVEEDDDSDVDDEESYIEIALDQHHPKASHDDGDGDRLDHVNYLRISFSSSFPFPDFSNHTTNPNTQDDTNIVSETTTDPAGAVKQAASSSSMKSISASSTSMEDFRGSDHDVRTKRSKLPAVNRLVNTLFFSLWSSSDTTAKKVSGAQDHYNISHPQLHVDNDDFVQNRKVSNIKTTVNGGIMKLLFKFRAMNLGTLVASFVKPRKVVCPPDQEYCHFSNEVRKNKKSKAQSTLQNQKPLDKFFVQKKQQGKRVKMDSSREVGGGEKSRALEKNLNAVRGVLEAIGSSMSTGVNRKERRTRSCPSSIKSSPIHKEFAGDQSKVFARETSIQAAIAHCKISFEQIF; this comes from the exons ATGGAAAGAATGAGTTGTAGTACTCTGCGAGATCTGGGCTGTGGAGGAAGCTTCTCCTTCAGCTGCTCCGACTCCGACTTAAACTTCTCCTCTGCCCTCTCCCATTTCACCGACGACGTCGGTGATGATGTTGTTGAAGAAGACGATGATAGTGACGTCGACGATGAAGAATCATACATCGAAATAGCACTGGATCAACACCATCCAAAAGCAAGCCATGATGATGGTGATGGAGACCGGTTAGACCATGTCAATTACTTGCGCATATCGTTTTCGTCAAGCTTTCCCTTCCCAGACTTCTCCAACCACACCACCAACCCTAATACTCAAGACGACACGAACATCGTCTCCGAGACGACAACTGACCCAGCTGGAGCAGTAAAGCAGGCAGCATCATCTTCATCAATGAAGTCAATATCAGCTTCGTCCACCTCAATGGAAGACTTTAGAGGCTCTGATCATGATGTTAGAACCAAAAGGTCGAAATTGCCGGCAGTCAACCGCCTAGTCAATACGTTGTTCTTTAGTCTTTGGTCATCGTCGGACACCACCGCCAAGAAAGTTAGTGGTGCTCAGGACCATTATAATATTAGTCATCCCCAATTGCACGTGGACAACGATGACTTCGTACAGAACAG GAAAGTATCAAACATAAAAACCACAGTCAATGGCGGCATCATGAAGTTGCTTTTCAAGTTTCGAGCTATGAATCTTGGAACTTTGGTAGCTTCATTTGTGAAACCCCGAAAAGTTGTTTGTCCTCCTGATCAAGAGTACTGCCATTTTAGTAACGAAGTACGCAAGAACAAGAAATCAAAAGCTCAGTCGACTCTTCAGAATCAGAAGCCCTTAGACAAATTCTTCGTACAAAAGAAGCAGCAGGGAAAGCGTGTCAAGATGGACTCTTCACGAGAGGTAGGAGGCGGTGAGAAATCAAGAGCGTTGGAGAAAAACTTGAACGCAGTTAGAGGGGTTTTAGAAGCTATAGGAAGTAGTATGAGCACAGGCGTTAACCGCAAAGAAAGAAGAACGAGGAGCTGCCCAAGTTCTATCAAGTCCTCTCCAATTCATAAAGAATTTGCAGGTGATCAGAGTAAAGTATTTGCAAGAGAAACCTCAATTCAAGCTGCAATTGCCCACTGTAAAATTTCATTTGAACaaatattttga
- the LOC133723665 gene encoding cytochrome P450 714A1-like → MEVNALPIWWSVLLIGVSSLVIKLLNKLWFEPRRIRTVLSKQGIRGPRPTFPFGNVPEMQKIQSTMINSTHEEMDGQHLNHNWLPSVFPYIHKWAKEFGPIYMYSTGINQHLYVSDPKLLMEIKQHNSLDLGKPTYLGKPLRPLLGDGLLRTNGKQWAVQRKLLAPEFFLGKVKGMVGVMEESTTAMIKRWDCRILESKSGIVDMEIDVELKTLSADIISRACFGSSYSFGNQIFEKIADMVEVYGKPSLQFGFLNFSWFLPNKKLWNLRKEVDSMLLKLVTDRQVERQSGGATENDLLQMLLDIASTNTDIPARRRETFVLDNCRNIYFASSATTSLTESWTLMLLSLHPEWQDRIRAEIIEVCGVLNKLHHSLHDMDMLRKFKVLTMVIQESMRLYPSGVLIARAILANVKLGDLDVPKGTNIHVCSAALHCDPENWGPDADEFKPERFANGISNACKHPQAYVPFGFGTRVCIGQTFAMTQLKIVLSLILSKFSFSLSPNYRHSPVHKMILMPKHGIRLLVEPVQTS, encoded by the exons ATGGAAGTGAACGCATTACCGATATGGTGGTCAGTTTTGTTAATCGGTGTATCAAGCTTGGTAATCAAATTGCTTAACAAGTTGTGGTTCGAGCCTAGAAGGATTCGAACAGTGCTTTCGAAGCAAGGCATTAGAGGACCACGACCCACCTTCCCTTTCGGCAATGTCCCAGAGATGCAGAAGATTCAATCAACCATGATCAACAGCACACATGAAGAAATGGATGGTCAACATCTCAACCACAATTGGCTTCCCTCTGTATTTCCATATATTCATAAATGGGCAAAAGAGTTTG GTCCAATATACATGTACTCCACAGGGATCAACCAACACCTATATGTGAGCGATCCGAAGTTGCTAATGGAGATAAAACAGCACAACTCCCTGGATCTGGGTAAACCTACATATCTGGGTAAACCACTCCGGCCCTTGTTAGGTGATGGCCTTCTCCGAACTAATGGAAAACAGTGGGCCGTCCAGAGGAAACTTCTTGCTCCTGAATTCTTCCTTGGCAAAGTTAAG GGCATGGTGGGTGTGATGGAGGAATCTACAACTGCAATGATCAAGAGATGGGATTGTCGTATACTAGAAAGCAAATCAGGCATTGTGGACATGGAAATTGATGTCGAGTTGAAGACACTATCCGCAGATATCATATCAAGAGCATGTTTTGGCAGCTCTTACTCCTTTGGAAATCAGATTTTTGAAAAGATTGCTGACATGGTGGAAGTTTATGGCAAACCAAGTTTACAATTTGGCTTTCTTAATTTCAGCTG GTTTCTTCCTAACAAGAAGTTATGGAATCTAAGGAAAGAAGTGGACTCTATGTTGCTCAAGTTGGTGACGGATCGCCAGGTTGAAAGACAATCGGGTGGTGCAACAGAAAATGACCTATTACAAATGCTACTCGATATTGCTTCTACCAACACTGACATTCCTGCGCGTAGAAGAGAAACTTTCGTTCTAGACAATTGTAGAAATATCTACTTTGCAAGCTCTGCAACCACTTCTCTTACGGAATCATGGACCTTGATGCTTCTGTCATTGCACCCGGAATGGCAGGACCGCATTCGTGCGGAGATCATTGAGGTTTGTGGGGTTCTGAATAAACTCCATCATTCCTTGCACGACATGGATATGTTGCGAAAGTTCAAAGTG CTGACTATGGTGATTCAAGAGAGTATGCGTCTTTATCCATCTGGAGTCCTAATTGCAAGGGCTATTCTGGCAAATGTGAAGTTGGGCGACCTTGATGTGCCCAAGGGCACCAACATCCATGTATGCAGTGCTGCATTACACTGCGACCCTGAAAATTGGGGTCCAGATGCTGATGAGTTTAAGCCAGAGAGGTTTGCAAATGGGATATCTAATGCCTGCAAGCATCCCCAAGCCTATGTGCCATTTGGTTTTGGAACTCGAGTGTGCATAGGACAGACTTTTGCTATGACACAGCTGAAGATAGTGCTCTCTCTAATCTTGTCCAAGTTCTCATTTTCCCTTTCTCCAAACTATCGCCATTCACCTGTTCACAAAATGATACTGATGCCTAAACATGGAATCAGACTCCTTGTTGAGCCTGTGCAAACAAGCTAG